The Streptomyces kanamyceticus genome window below encodes:
- a CDS encoding CocE/NonD family hydrolase C-terminal non-catalytic domain-containing protein, which yields MPYRSISSVGGSATLSCRMGGATPWSHPIERDVRITGTPRIEMDTEGSDNVMVKLYDVAPDGSAVMFDQQVALAGPSGRVAVDLKSTDWRLAAGHSLAVEVGTIYDGAWIDTPTGDRIKVGDARLQFSVDDPSDDQATEGKRAPYLDTYLKLYTKKKLTERPLSFTVPTARD from the coding sequence GTGCCGTATCGCTCCATCAGCTCTGTCGGGGGCTCCGCGACGCTGAGCTGCCGGATGGGCGGAGCCACTCCCTGGTCCCACCCCATCGAGCGCGACGTCCGCATCACCGGCACGCCCCGGATCGAGATGGACACCGAGGGCAGCGACAACGTCATGGTCAAGCTGTACGACGTCGCACCGGACGGCTCCGCCGTCATGTTCGACCAGCAGGTGGCCCTCGCGGGTCCCTCTGGACGCGTGGCCGTGGACCTCAAGTCGACCGACTGGCGCCTTGCGGCCGGGCACTCCCTGGCTGTCGAGGTCGGCACTATCTACGACGGTGCGTGGATCGACACCCCGACCGGCGACCGCATCAAGGTGGGGGACGCACGCCTCCAGTTCTCCGTCGACGACCCCTCGGACGACCAGGCCACCGAAGGCAAGCGCGCGCCGTACCTCGACACCTACCTGAAGCTGTACACGAAGAAGAAGCTGACCGAGCGGCCCCTGTCGTTCACGGTCCCCACGGCGCGTGACTGA
- a CDS encoding serine/threonine-protein kinase: protein MNLLSPDDPRVIGPYRLLGVLGEGGMGRVYLARSEGGRTVAVKVVRAEFAGQDDFQQRFAREVDAARRVGGDWTAPVLDFDTSAATPWVATGYVPGPDLQTVVADDYGPLPERSLRTLANRLALALEAIHDAGLVHRDLKPSNVLVTVDGPRVIDFGIARAFHANSGNGFRTRTGVVVGSPAFMSPEQARGLEVGPQSDVFSLGAVIAYAATGRPRSAANRSGCTRSCSG, encoded by the coding sequence ATGAACCTTCTGAGCCCAGACGATCCGCGGGTGATCGGGCCCTATCGACTTCTCGGGGTGCTCGGAGAAGGGGGTATGGGCCGGGTGTACCTCGCGCGGTCCGAAGGCGGGCGGACCGTCGCTGTGAAGGTCGTGCGGGCCGAGTTCGCCGGGCAGGACGACTTCCAGCAGCGGTTCGCGCGGGAGGTCGACGCCGCGCGGCGCGTGGGCGGTGACTGGACCGCGCCGGTCCTGGATTTCGACACGAGTGCCGCGACGCCCTGGGTCGCCACCGGCTACGTACCGGGTCCCGACCTGCAGACCGTCGTCGCCGACGACTACGGCCCGCTGCCCGAGCGTTCCCTGCGCACCCTCGCGAACCGGCTCGCGCTCGCCCTGGAGGCCATCCACGACGCCGGTCTCGTGCACCGGGACCTGAAGCCGTCCAATGTCCTGGTCACCGTCGACGGCCCCCGCGTCATCGACTTCGGCATCGCCCGCGCCTTCCACGCCAATTCCGGCAACGGCTTCCGTACCCGCACCGGCGTCGTCGTCGGCTCGCCCGCCTTCATGTCGCCCGAGCAGGCGCGGGGGCTCGAAGTCGGCCCGCAGAGCGACGTGTTCAGCCTCGGTGCCGTCATCGCGTACGCGGCGACAGGGCGGCCCCGTTCGGCGGCCAATCGATCGGGCTGCACGCGCAGTTGCTCCGGGTGA
- a CDS encoding nuclear transport factor 2 family protein translates to MMTPEDQALALMSLTDRAAIRELVDRYAKVFDDRSFTAMLPTLFVPDSEIQLPPGGHHGLEGMDDFHKDVMRPFGPTQHLFTNTLVDTDDDRATFQANTHVTHTVLKDDSTADDNNLFLAGGVLAGVAVRTSFGWRFQSVTLEAIWRQGDFGPPAQ, encoded by the coding sequence ATGATGACACCCGAAGATCAAGCACTGGCACTGATGAGCCTGACCGACCGCGCCGCGATCCGTGAACTTGTGGACAGGTATGCGAAGGTGTTTGACGACCGCTCCTTCACCGCGATGTTGCCGACGCTGTTCGTGCCGGACAGTGAGATCCAGCTTCCCCCGGGCGGCCATCACGGTCTCGAAGGCATGGACGACTTCCACAAAGACGTAATGAGGCCCTTCGGGCCCACGCAGCACCTCTTCACCAACACGCTCGTCGACACCGATGACGACCGGGCCACGTTCCAGGCCAACACCCACGTCACGCACACCGTCCTGAAGGACGACAGCACAGCGGACGACAACAACCTGTTCCTTGCCGGTGGCGTGCTGGCAGGTGTCGCGGTCCGTACCTCGTTTGGATGGCGGTTCCAAAGCGTCACACTCGAGGCCATCTGGCGACAGGGCGACTTCGGCCCGCCCGCGCAGTAG
- a CDS encoding nuclear transport factor 2 family protein, giving the protein MGGVHTGSVLGIPPSGLEVHLTGISIDRVEGLQSVEHWAEGDFCRFLDTISGKSA; this is encoded by the coding sequence ATGGGTGGTGTGCACACGGGATCGGTCCTCGGCATCCCGCCGTCCGGCCTGGAGGTTCACCTCACCGGCATCTCCATCGACCGTGTTGAGGGTTTGCAGTCCGTGGAGCACTGGGCGGAGGGGGATTTCTGCCGGTTCCTGGACACCATCAGCGGCAAGAGCGCCTAG
- a CDS encoding FKBP-type peptidyl-prolyl cis-trans isomerase: MSELTKPEVDVPEGDAPTELTIRELVVGDGVEVKPGMVVRVHYVGVAFESGKEFDTSWDRGQPFKFALGSGRVIKGWDRGVRGMKVGGRREIIIPPRLGYGNQSPSPLIPAGSTLVFVVDLLDSYSSTAGWSNA, translated from the coding sequence ATGAGTGAACTGACGAAGCCCGAGGTCGACGTTCCGGAAGGTGACGCTCCTACCGAGTTGACCATCCGAGAGTTGGTCGTCGGGGACGGGGTCGAGGTGAAGCCGGGCATGGTGGTCAGGGTCCACTACGTCGGGGTGGCCTTCGAGTCCGGGAAGGAGTTCGACACCTCCTGGGACCGGGGCCAGCCGTTCAAGTTCGCCCTGGGCAGTGGCAGGGTCATCAAGGGCTGGGACCGGGGGGTGCGGGGGATGAAGGTCGGTGGCCGACGCGAGATCATCATTCCCCCGCGTCTCGGCTACGGCAATCAGTCGCCATCACCGTTGATCCCGGCGGGCTCGACCCTCGTCTTCGTGGTGGACCTGCTTGACTCGTATTCCAGCACAGCCGGGTGGAGCAACGCCTAG